GAGACCCTTCATGGCTCAGAAGGTCACTCCGAAGATCAACCGGACCTCGTACTTTTCGTGATCGTCCAGGATAAGCCCCCGGTGATCCTGCAGATCCACCTGCTTGAGCGCGGTCACGGTAAGCCACCACCGCGCCGTCGAAACATGGACGTTCGGCCCCACAAAGTACGCCGTGTGTTCGGAATGGGCGAGATTATGTTCCCACTCCGTGTGGCTTACCGCTTCGATCCCCGCCGCCCATCCGGGCAACACTTCATAGGAAACTCCGGCCGTGTGCGAAAGAACGAACTCGCTGGCCCATTCCTCCTCGCCCCCGGGCTCCTCCTCTTCTTCCCGCTCCCATTCGAAAATCAGATTGTAGGCCAGGACCCAGGGACCGACCTGCTTGCTCAGGACCGCCTTGGTTTCCAGTTCGAATTCCTCGCCGGCCGCCCATTCGAAATAAAGAAGGCTTCCCACGGGATCCGCCACCGGATCGGTCAGCTTGAACTTCCACTCATTGGAAACCGTCTCGACCTCCACTTCATGCTCGTTGTCAAGACCCGGGACATCGCGAACCGCCTCGTATTCCCAGTTGAGATAAAGGGCCGCCGTGAGCCGGTCGAGAACTCCGTATTCGATTTCCTCGCGAAGATCCCAGCTCCGAAAGACTCCGGCGTCCTTGCGCGCCCGCAGCGTGGCCCACTGTTCGAATTCCCAGACCCCCTGCGGAAGCGTCTTGGCCTCGTAACTGTAGGTAAACCGGCGTTCGTCCGCGTCCGCCGAACGCGCGACCGCCGCCACGAGACCGATTCCGACCGCCCAGGCGAGCGCCTGACGATGCATCCTTCTGCCCTCCCTTTCCTTCGTAAATTCCTTCCGCCTTCCTGGCCCTCTTATCCAGGGGCCACGATCCGGAACGCCCCCGCGGCCGGGTCGCAGCAGGCCCCCCGCGGAATCGGCCGCCCGTGCGGACACTCCGCCGGGTGCCGCAGAAATTTGCAGATCGACTCCGTCACTTCCGGCGACAGCACATGCTCGAACACGCAGGCGTTCGACTCGATCTGATCGTTCGAGCGGATCTGGAACGCGTCGCGGAACAGGCATTCGGCCAGACGGTGCCGGCGGATGATGTCCCGCGCGCGGGCGGCCCCGGCCTCCGTGAGCGCGAAGCCGCCGTTTTCCTCCCGGACCAGCCCCCGCGCCTCCATCCCCAGAAGCACGCTCCGGTTGTCGAGCAGGTTCGGGCTGTCCGCGCAGGCGTTGGGCCCCCCGGCCGCCTCCCGGCGCTCCCAGAGCTGCTGCAGGACGTCGTCGAAGAGCTCCTCCTCCTCCTTCGAGGAACGCTCCTGGGCGCGCACCTGCCCGTGCCGCAGCTCCAGCCGGCGGTGGGCCAGGCGCGCCACCTCCGGGGAATGCGTCACGAGCACGATCGTGTGCCCCGCGTTGTGCAGCCGCGTCAGAAGCCCCAGCACCACCGCCGCGTTCTCCTCGTCCAGATTCCCCGTGGGCTCGTCGGCCAGAAGGATCTTGGGATGATTCACGAGCGCGCGCGCCACGCAGACGCGCTGCTGCTCGCCCCCCGACAGCTGCCCCGGCAGATGATGCAGCCGGTGCCCCAGCCCCACCTCGACGAGCGCCTGCTCCGCCTCCGCGCGGTCGGCCGTCGAGTGCAGGTACTGCGCCAGCATCACGTTCTCGAGCGCCGTGAGATAGGGCACGAGATGAAACTGCTGGAAAATGAGCCCCACGTTCTCCCGACGAAAGACCGCCAGCTCCCCCGACCCGAGTTTGGAAACGTCCTGCCCCGCGATCACGATCTCCCCCGCCGTGGGCGTGTCCAGGCACCCCAGGAGGTGAATGAGCGTGGACTTTCCGGATCCGGAAGGCCCCGTGACCGCCACCCACTCGCCTTTTTCGAGGGTGAAGGAGACGTCCCGCAGCGCCAGCACCGCGCCGTAGCGTTTCGAGACGTTGCGGACGCTCACGAGGCTCACGGATCTCACTCCCCCCGGAGGGCTTCCGCGGGATGCACCCGCAGAGCCCTCCGCATCGGAACGATCGCGGCCAGAGCGGACGCCAGCGCGCACGCCCCCGCCCCCGCAACCGCCGCCTCCGGCCGAAGCCCGCCCGCCGCGCCGAAGACGCTCCGGCTGAGCCCGGCCGCCAGAAGGAACCCCACCGCGGCTCCCGCCGCCACGCCGAGCGCCAGGACCGCTCCCACCTGCGCGGCCACGAGCCGCGCCACCGCGCCGTCTCCCGCGCCCAGGGCCCGGAGAAGCCCGATTTCCCGGCGCCGTTCCGCCACCGCCGCCGCCAGGGAAAGCGCCATCGCCGCCCCGCCCGTGGTCAGCACGAGCAGCGCCACCCCGGCCAGAATGCCGCGGACCTTCCCCAGAACGGCCGCCTCCTTCGCCACCGCCGCCGGAATCGTCCGCGCGCGCACGGTGCGGCACTCCCGGCCGATCCGCGCGACCGCCGCTTCGAGCGCCTCCGGCGTCCCCGGGACCGCCAGCTCCACCCGATCCGGACGCTCCAGAACCGCCGCCAGGACCTCGGGCAGAAGGGCGCGCGCGCGAAGGACCTCCTCCGGCGCCATGACGGCGGCGCCCCGCGCCGGCTCGAGAATCACGTTGGGACCGCTCCGGCGGAAGTCCCGGGCCACCCGGTCGGCCGCCTCGAGCGAAAAATTCGCCGCCGCCGTCACCAGCGCCGCCGGCACAAGGACCGCCGCCACCGCCGGCGCCAGCCGCGCGCGGCTTCCCCACAGCGATCCGGCCACCAGGCGTCCGAACATGTCCTCAGACCTCGTGCAGAACCCGGACGGGCTCCAGCGAAAGAAGCCGGCGCAGCGGCCAGGCCGTCCCAAGCCCGACGATGAGAAGCGAGGCCGCGAGCGTCACAAGATAAAGCGCCCCCGACGCCGGCGGAGCGCTTCCGAAGAGCGCCCGACTCATCGCCTGCGACGCCCCGGCCGCCACCAGCCACCCCAGGGCGCTCCCCGCCAGGGCCAGAACGAGCGCCTCGGCGAGGAAGATCCCCGCGACCGTCCCGTTCGTCGCGCCCAGCGCCTTGAGCAGCCCGACCTCGTGGCGCCGCTCCCAGACGGCCGCCGTCATGGCCGCCAGGACCGAAAGGGCCGCCGCCGCCACCGCCGACGCCGCCAGAGCCCAGAGCGCCGCGTCCACCTTTTCGAGAAGCGCCCCCTCCGCCTCGGCCACCCGGCGGATCACCCGCGCCTGGGCGTCCACCGCCGCCGCGAAATCCCGCGCCACGTTGACGGCGAACGGCGTGCAGAGAAACCTCTCCACCTCCCGGTCGGAAAACGCCTTCGCGCGACTCTCGAAAAGACGGAACCGCTCCGTGTCCGGCGTCACGAGCGCGCTCACCAGAACGCGCGTGGCCTTGCCGGGCCGCCCCAGGATCTCCTGCGCCCGGGGGAGCGGAACGACCACCGCCGCATCCTCGGGACCGCCGGTCGCGACCGTTCCCGTGACCTCGAGCGTCCGGCCGCCCACGACCACCCGGTCCCCGGGACCCCACCCCAGCGACACGCCCGCCAGGACCCCCGGACGGCCCTCGATCCTCCAGGACGGATCCGGATCGCGCCCGAGAAGGACGATCCCGTCCACCTCGGCGCGCAGCTCGGGAGTCACCCGGCGGATCTGATGGCGCCACCGGCACTCCTCTCCGCGGAGCGCCTCCAGGCGGGAAAGCTCGATCTCGCCGGAGGGGTCGAAAATTTCAATGTTCGCGTCGAAGCGCCGCAGCTCCTCGCCCAGAAGATCCCCCACGTGAAGAAAGAGCATGACGAGCCCCCCGGCCGCCCCCGCGCCCAGCGCCACCGAGGCGACGACCGCGAGCTTGGCCCGCGGGCGCCTCCGGAGGGATTCCGCCACGATCCGCGCGACCATCACCGCCCGCCTCCCTCGCGGAGCGCCCTTTCGCATTCCGGCATCCGGCAGTAGGGACGTCCCCCGTGGCGGCCGCCCGCCTCCGCCAGATCGAACTTCATCCGGCAGACGGGGCAGACGGCCGTCAGCCGCTGCCCGGTCTTGAAGAGGGCCTCGTGAGCCGCGAGGGATTCCGTCCGCAGCACGAGCGCGTCTCCGCGGCGCTCGTGGCGGACGGGAACGGGGTTGCATCCGCCGCCCTGGCCGATCGTGGGGGCGTTGATCTCCGCGACGCAGTTGCGGCAGATCAGGCGGTCGAGCACCTGCACGTATCCCCAGTCGTTGCAGATCGTGCAGGCGTCCATGGCGGTGCCGTAGGTCTCGGGATCCTGTCCCGTGCGAAGAACGAGGAAGCGCAGGAGCTTCTCCCCGAAGGGGACGGCGAACCGGTGGAGGCGTCCGTCGGAGACGCGGGCCACCGGAACGGAGATCTCCTCGGCGGCCGGAAAGATTTCCTCGACGGGCGAAAGTTCCAGGCTGCGGGACTGATCCGCGTAGGCCCAGCCGAGCGCTCCGACGGCCAGGAGCGCCAGCGCGGCGAAGCAGAGGCGCGCGGCGCGCTCGGCGCGGACGCGGGCGCGCTCCTTGCGCTCCTCGGCGGGATGGGCGGGCGCGGCCGACGGGGCCGGCGCGGCCGGCCGGCGAAGGACCAGCGCGAAGGGGAGCGCCAGCACGGCGATGACGAAGAGCGCCCCGTGCTTCATGAGGGGACCGACGGCGCGCATGTACGTCTCGCCCGAGGGCAGGTCGCC
This portion of the Planctomycetota bacterium genome encodes:
- a CDS encoding Fe-S-containing protein encodes the protein MIEAFVITLREGVEACLVVGIALAFLRKAGRADLFRTVGWGVTVAVAVSVGLAAAIQATNFDPEGRAEGVVLLVSAALVIWLLVWMWRHGRRLKEHTEERLGALLGGSKAGIFLFTFFMVLREGVETVLLLLAAQFSTESILSVVGALGGLAMAVALAVAFFRGTYRVDLRRFFGVTTLILALFAFQLVAAGIHEFAESGDLPSGETYMRAVGPLMKHGALFVIAVLALPFALVLRRPAAPAPSAAPAHPAEERKERARVRAERAARLCFAALALLAVGALGWAYADQSRSLELSPVEEIFPAAEEISVPVARVSDGRLHRFAVPFGEKLLRFLVLRTGQDPETYGTAMDACTICNDWGYVQVLDRLICRNCVAEINAPTIGQGGGCNPVPVRHERRGDALVLRTESLAAHEALFKTGQRLTAVCPVCRMKFDLAEAGGRHGGRPYCRMPECERALREGGGR
- a CDS encoding ABC transporter permease; the encoded protein is MFGRLVAGSLWGSRARLAPAVAAVLVPAALVTAAANFSLEAADRVARDFRRSGPNVILEPARGAAVMAPEEVLRARALLPEVLAAVLERPDRVELAVPGTPEALEAAVARIGRECRTVRARTIPAAVAKEAAVLGKVRGILAGVALLVLTTGGAAMALSLAAAVAERRREIGLLRALGAGDGAVARLVAAQVGAVLALGVAAGAAVGFLLAAGLSRSVFGAAGGLRPEAAVAGAGACALASALAAIVPMRRALRVHPAEALRGE
- a CDS encoding iron dependent repressor, metal binding and dimerization domain protein encodes the protein MEARGLVREENGGFALTEAGAARARDIIRRHRLAECLFRDAFQIRSNDQIESNACVFEHVLSPEVTESICKFLRHPAECPHGRPIPRGACCDPAAGAFRIVAPG
- a CDS encoding DUF6662 family protein, which gives rise to MHRQALAWAVGIGLVAAVARSADADERRFTYSYEAKTLPQGVWEFEQWATLRARKDAGVFRSWDLREEIEYGVLDRLTAALYLNWEYEAVRDVPGLDNEHEVEVETVSNEWKFKLTDPVADPVGSLLYFEWAAGEEFELETKAVLSKQVGPWVLAYNLIFEWEREEEEEPGGEEEWASEFVLSHTAGVSYEVLPGWAAGIEAVSHTEWEHNLAHSEHTAYFVGPNVHVSTARWWLTVTALKQVDLQDHRGLILDDHEKYEVRLIFGVTF
- a CDS encoding ABC transporter permease, giving the protein MVARIVAESLRRRPRAKLAVVASVALGAGAAGGLVMLFLHVGDLLGEELRRFDANIEIFDPSGEIELSRLEALRGEECRWRHQIRRVTPELRAEVDGIVLLGRDPDPSWRIEGRPGVLAGVSLGWGPGDRVVVGGRTLEVTGTVATGGPEDAAVVVPLPRAQEILGRPGKATRVLVSALVTPDTERFRLFESRAKAFSDREVERFLCTPFAVNVARDFAAAVDAQARVIRRVAEAEGALLEKVDAALWALAASAVAAAALSVLAAMTAAVWERRHEVGLLKALGATNGTVAGIFLAEALVLALAGSALGWLVAAGASQAMSRALFGSAPPASGALYLVTLAASLLIVGLGTAWPLRRLLSLEPVRVLHEV